In Chryseobacterium oranimense, a single window of DNA contains:
- a CDS encoding type 1 glutamine amidotransferase domain-containing protein, whose amino-acid sequence MKKKILFVVTSHDKKGSTGEDTGYYLGEVSHPWEVLHKAGYEIDFVSPKGGTPPVDGFDLKDPVNKEFWENTEYKNKIDHSLQPSQVNPENYAAIFYAGGHGAMWDFADNTELAGIASKIYEKGGIVSAVCHGPAGLVNIKLSNGKYLVDGKKINAFTNEEEAEVKLTNVVPFLLEEKLKERGAKFEKSGLWQNHVVTDQRVITGQNPQSAKSVGEAILKELSK is encoded by the coding sequence ATGAAAAAGAAAATTTTATTTGTCGTAACAAGTCATGACAAAAAAGGAAGCACCGGCGAAGACACCGGATATTATCTTGGCGAAGTTTCCCATCCGTGGGAAGTGCTTCACAAAGCGGGATATGAAATTGATTTTGTAAGTCCGAAAGGCGGAACTCCTCCGGTAGACGGGTTCGATTTAAAAGATCCCGTAAACAAAGAATTCTGGGAAAATACGGAATACAAAAACAAGATCGATCATTCTTTACAGCCGTCTCAGGTAAATCCGGAGAATTATGCTGCGATTTTCTACGCAGGAGGCCACGGAGCCATGTGGGATTTCGCAGATAATACAGAACTGGCAGGTATTGCTTCAAAAATTTATGAGAAAGGCGGCATTGTATCGGCAGTATGCCACGGTCCGGCCGGCCTTGTGAATATTAAACTGAGCAATGGGAAATATCTTGTAGACGGCAAAAAAATTAATGCCTTTACCAATGAAGAAGAAGCTGAAGTAAAGCTCACCAATGTAGTTCCTTTTCTTCTGGAAGAAAAACTGAAAGAAAGAGGAGCAAAATTTGAAAAATCAGGACTTTGGCAAAATCATGTGGTAACGGACCAGAGAGTCATTACCGGACAAAACCCACAGTCTGCAAAAAGCGTAGGTGAGGCTATTTTAAAAGAACTTAGCAAATAA